The DNA window CGTTGAATTCAGCCGTGTTTTCAGACGGAAGTTTCTGCTACATTCCTAAAGGCGTACGATGCCCGATGGAACTTTCTACCTATTTCCGTATCAACCAGGCGGGAACAGGCCAGTTTGAAAGGACACTGGTAATTGCTGATGAAGGCAGTTATGTATCTTATCTTGAAGGGTGTACGGCACCGTCAAGAGACGAGAACCAGCTTCACGCTGCTGTTGTTGAACTGATTGCCCTGGACAATGCTGAAATTAAATATTCAACGGTTCAGAACTGGTACCCGGGTAATGAAGAAGGAAAAGGAGGCGTATTCAATTTCGTAACGAAAAGAGGGCTTTGCGAGAGAAAAGCAAAGATTTCCTGGACGCAGGTAGAAACAGGTTCTGCCGTAACATGGAAATATCCGTCATGCATACTAAAAGGAGACGGTTCTATCGGTGAATTCTACTCTATCGCCGTAACGAATAACCACCAGTATGCCGATACGGGGACGAAAATGATCCATATCGGGAAAAATACCCGTTCAACCATTATATCCAAAGGGATTTCGGCAGGGAAATCACAGAACTCCTACCGTGGTCTGGTCAAAGTAATGCCTTCGGCTAAGGGTTCAAGAAATTTCTCCCAGTGTGATTCCTTACTGATGGGCAATGAATGCGGAGCGCATACATTCCCATATATTGAAATCAAAGATCCTTCAGCACAATTAGAACACGAAGCTACCACTTCAAAAATCGGTGAAGACCAGATCTTTTACTGCAACCAGAGAGGAATTGATACGGAAAGAGCAATTGCCCTGATCGTAAATGGTTTCAGTAAAGAAGTTTTGAATAAACTGCCAATGGAATTTGCCATTGAAGCCCAGAAACTCCTGGAAATTTCATTAGAGGGATCTGTAGGATAAAGATATGATAGCGACAGAACGGTTAATTTTAAGGAAGCCCGAAAAAGAAGACTTTAAAAGGTTCTTTGAAATTAATAATGATCCTGAAACCAACAAACATAACCCAAGCGGGCCAATGAATCTGGAAAAAGCAGAAAGCACATTTGCAAAAATGCTTGAACATTGGAAAAAACACCATTTTGGGAGCTGGGCGATTGTTGAAAAGGATAATCCTGAAAACATTATCGGTTTTGGGGGTCTGAGCTATAAATTATATGGAGCGGAAGAAAAGCTGAATATTGGCTATCGTTTTGCTCCCGGGGCATGGGGAAACGGATATGCCACAGAATTCATGAAAAAAGCTATAGATTTTGGATTGAATGACAGCAACAAAGAAGAAATATTCGGAGTTGTTCGTCCTGATAATGTAGCTTCCGTTAAAGTTTTGGAAAAGGCAGGAATGGCCCCAGTCGGAACACTAGATGATGTTCCCGGTCAACCTGAAAGTTTAGTATATAGAATTCAAAAATAATTTGTTTAAGCAAATAAAATGTTAGAAATTAAAAACCTTCACGCCAGAATCGAAGACGGCGCACAAATATTAAAAGGGATCAACCTTGAAATCAAGCCGGGAGAGGTCCATGCCATTATGGGTCCTAACGGAGCCGGTAAATCTACCCTATCCTCTGTTATTGCGGGTAAGGAAGACTATGAAGTTACGGAAGGTGAGATTATTTTCGGAGGAGAAGTGATTAATGAAGACGCTCCGGAAGAAAGAGCACACAAGGGAATTTTCCTTTCATTTCAGTATCCTGTGGAGATCCCGGGGGTTTCTGTAACGAACTTCATCAAAGCCGCCCTGAATGAAAACAGGAAAGCCAACGGACTGGAAGACATGCCTGCCAAAGAAATGCTGGCCATGATCCGGGAAAAATCCG is part of the Chryseobacterium camelliae genome and encodes:
- the sufB gene encoding Fe-S cluster assembly protein SufB, with product MSKYTEDDLRVDLENKKYEFGWETQIDYEDFPIGLNEDIVRAISAKKEEPEWMTEWRLESFRIWQKMTEPEWANIKYEKPDFQAIRYYAAPKVKPELGSLDEVDPELIKTFEKLGINIEEQKRLSGVAVDIVMDSISVKTTFQDTLAEKGIIFCSISEAIRHHPDLVRKYIGKVVPRGDNFYAALNSAVFSDGSFCYIPKGVRCPMELSTYFRINQAGTGQFERTLVIADEGSYVSYLEGCTAPSRDENQLHAAVVELIALDNAEIKYSTVQNWYPGNEEGKGGVFNFVTKRGLCERKAKISWTQVETGSAVTWKYPSCILKGDGSIGEFYSIAVTNNHQYADTGTKMIHIGKNTRSTIISKGISAGKSQNSYRGLVKVMPSAKGSRNFSQCDSLLMGNECGAHTFPYIEIKDPSAQLEHEATTSKIGEDQIFYCNQRGIDTERAIALIVNGFSKEVLNKLPMEFAIEAQKLLEISLEGSVG
- a CDS encoding GNAT family N-acetyltransferase, translated to MIATERLILRKPEKEDFKRFFEINNDPETNKHNPSGPMNLEKAESTFAKMLEHWKKHHFGSWAIVEKDNPENIIGFGGLSYKLYGAEEKLNIGYRFAPGAWGNGYATEFMKKAIDFGLNDSNKEEIFGVVRPDNVASVKVLEKAGMAPVGTLDDVPGQPESLVYRIQK
- the sufC gene encoding Fe-S cluster assembly ATPase SufC, with the protein product MLEIKNLHARIEDGAQILKGINLEIKPGEVHAIMGPNGAGKSTLSSVIAGKEDYEVTEGEIIFGGEVINEDAPEERAHKGIFLSFQYPVEIPGVSVTNFIKAALNENRKANGLEDMPAKEMLAMIREKSEQLGIKKDFLSRSLNEGFSGGEKKRNEIFQMMMLNPKLAILDETDSGLDIDALRIVADGVNHFKNKGNAVLLITHYQRLLNYIQPDFVHVLANGKIIKTGDKSLALELEEKGYDWLLN